A DNA window from Candidatus Sulfotelmatobacter sp. contains the following coding sequences:
- a CDS encoding discoidin domain-containing protein — MIAAVALAPVAGRSAPRVLDDFESTSAWRAIPADGVQMKLSSEPGPWGHCLRVDFDFQKGGGYAVLHRELDLPLPENYRFAIRLRGATAPQNLEFKLADSTGDNVWWCNRRNFEFPAKWETLVTKRRQIAFAWGPRGGGELRHARAIEFAITAGSGGKGTVWFDELSFEPLARPPATPPRPVATASSGSAGWAVDRLPGTGWTPSSTDRAPWLDLDLGYDREFGGLILTWQAAGPPRNYDVEQADARGAWRIAKSVRGARGLRDYVVLPEREARRLRIALRGGRPSLGEIEVKPVEWAADPNSLVVSMASDAPRGCFPRAFLGEQSYWTIVGAPGARSKVLLGEDGAIEVAHGTFSIEPFLGVETGLRTWADARVTQSLRGGERPIPSVVWALDDLRLEVTAFADGEGDRAPLRVRYRLRNLAARSRVVKLRLALRPYQVNPPAQFLNRAGGV; from the coding sequence ATGATCGCCGCCGTCGCGCTCGCTCCGGTGGCGGGCCGATCCGCGCCGCGCGTGCTCGACGATTTCGAATCGACATCGGCCTGGCGCGCGATTCCGGCCGACGGCGTGCAGATGAAGCTTTCGAGCGAGCCCGGTCCCTGGGGCCACTGCCTGCGCGTCGATTTCGACTTTCAGAAGGGCGGCGGCTACGCCGTGCTCCACCGCGAGCTGGACCTGCCGCTTCCCGAGAACTACCGGTTCGCGATCCGCCTTCGCGGCGCGACGGCACCGCAGAATCTCGAGTTCAAGCTCGCCGATTCGACCGGGGACAACGTGTGGTGGTGCAACCGGCGCAACTTCGAGTTTCCCGCGAAATGGGAAACCCTGGTGACGAAACGCCGGCAGATCGCGTTCGCGTGGGGCCCGCGGGGCGGCGGCGAGCTGCGGCACGCGCGCGCGATCGAGTTCGCGATCACCGCCGGCAGCGGGGGAAAGGGCACGGTGTGGTTCGACGAGCTGAGCTTCGAGCCGCTCGCCAGGCCACCGGCGACTCCGCCCCGGCCGGTCGCGACCGCGTCTTCGGGCTCGGCGGGATGGGCGGTGGATCGCCTGCCCGGCACCGGGTGGACTCCGAGCTCCACCGATCGCGCGCCGTGGCTCGATCTCGATCTCGGCTACGACCGCGAGTTCGGCGGCCTGATCCTCACCTGGCAGGCGGCCGGCCCGCCGCGGAACTACGATGTCGAGCAGGCGGACGCGCGCGGCGCGTGGCGCATCGCGAAGTCGGTGCGCGGTGCGCGCGGCCTGCGCGACTACGTCGTGCTGCCCGAGCGCGAGGCGCGCCGGCTCCGCATCGCGCTGCGGGGCGGCCGCCCGTCACTCGGCGAGATCGAAGTGAAGCCGGTTGAGTGGGCGGCGGATCCCAACTCGCTGGTGGTGTCGATGGCGAGCGACGCCCCGCGCGGCTGTTTCCCGCGGGCCTTTCTCGGCGAGCAGAGCTACTGGACGATCGTCGGAGCGCCCGGAGCGCGGTCGAAGGTGTTGCTGGGCGAGGACGGCGCGATCGAGGTGGCGCACGGCACGTTCTCGATCGAGCCGTTTCTCGGCGTCGAGACCGGGCTTCGAACCTGGGCCGATGCGCGCGTGACTCAGAGTCTGCGAGGTGGAGAGCGGCCGATCCCGAGTGTCGTCTGGGCGCTCGACGATCTGCGGCTCGAGGTGACGGCGTTCGCCGACGGAGAGGGCGATCGGGCGCCGCTGCGCGTGCGCTACCGGCTCCGTAACCTCGCCGCCCGCTCTCGCGTGGTGAAGCTGCGGCTGGCGCTGCGTCCCTATCAGGTCAATCCGCCGGCTCAGTTCCTCAATCGTGCCGGTGGCGT
- a CDS encoding carbohydrate ABC transporter permease produces the protein MLHAALAALALLTAAPLLWMVSASFMSPGESSNFPPPLLPAHPTLANYAALFSRLQLARNFLNSLLIAGVGTAVSVIVNAMAGYSFAKLRFRGRDRLFQLLVVALVVPTQVGMLPLFLQLKAMGLVNTPLGVMIPYLSSVLGIFMVRQYALSIPDELLDAARIDGAGEYRIFFGIVLPVIQPILVTLTLFSFLSAWNDFLWPLIVLRDASRFTLPVALASLAGEHIQDAELMMAGAVLTVLPVVITFLVLQRFYTEGVMRGSLKG, from the coding sequence TTGCTGCACGCGGCGCTGGCCGCGCTGGCGCTGCTCACTGCGGCGCCGCTGCTGTGGATGGTGTCGGCGTCGTTCATGAGCCCCGGCGAGTCCAGCAACTTCCCGCCGCCGCTCCTGCCCGCGCACCCGACGCTTGCCAACTACGCAGCGCTGTTCTCTCGCCTTCAGCTGGCGAGGAACTTCCTCAACAGCCTGCTGATTGCCGGCGTGGGCACCGCGGTCTCGGTGATCGTGAACGCCATGGCCGGCTACTCGTTCGCCAAGCTGCGCTTCCGCGGGCGCGACCGGCTCTTCCAGCTGCTGGTGGTGGCGCTGGTCGTGCCCACCCAGGTCGGCATGTTGCCGCTGTTTCTGCAGCTCAAGGCCATGGGGCTGGTCAATACGCCGCTCGGCGTGATGATCCCGTATCTCTCGAGTGTGCTCGGGATCTTCATGGTGCGGCAGTACGCGCTCTCGATCCCCGACGAGCTGCTCGACGCGGCGCGCATCGACGGCGCCGGCGAGTACCGGATCTTCTTCGGCATCGTCCTGCCCGTGATCCAGCCGATCCTAGTCACCCTGACCCTGTTCAGCTTCCTGTCGGCCTGGAACGACTTCCTGTGGCCGTTGATCGTGCTCCGGGACGCGTCGCGCTTCACGCTGCCGGTCGCCCTCGCGAGCCTGGCAGGGGAGCACATCCAGGACGCCGAGCTGATGATGGCCGGCGCCGTGCTCACCGTGCTGCCGGTGGTGATCACCTTCCTCGTGCTCCAGCGCTTCTACACCGAGGGCGTGATGCGGGGGAGCCTCAAGGGGTGA
- a CDS encoding sugar ABC transporter permease — protein sequence MSRSDRGREARAGWLLAGPAVTLILVFFVVPVLVGFWLSFTDFDVYAIGDPSVLRVIGAGNYSRVLHDSEFWNALRNTLVFVFVGGPLSVLVSLGAALLVNAKLARAKGLFRVIFFTPVVTTLVAVAIVWRYLYHPHYGLIDWGLSRLGLPAVDWLGDPRYALIGIIVLTVWKNFGYNMLIFVAGLQGIPEEYYEAAALDGASGWQRFRHITLPSLGPTFLFVGITTMTSQFQIFAEPYVMTQGGPLRATVTVVLLMYEQGFRWWRMGLASSISFLLFGIMLIGTAVQMWLQRERRAGA from the coding sequence ATGAGCCGCTCGGATCGCGGGCGCGAGGCGCGCGCCGGCTGGCTGTTGGCCGGCCCTGCGGTGACTCTGATCCTGGTGTTCTTCGTGGTGCCGGTGCTGGTCGGGTTCTGGCTCAGCTTCACCGACTTCGACGTCTACGCGATCGGCGACCCGTCGGTGCTGCGCGTGATCGGCGCCGGAAACTATTCGCGCGTGCTGCACGACTCCGAGTTCTGGAACGCGCTCCGCAACACGCTGGTGTTCGTCTTCGTGGGCGGGCCGCTCTCGGTGCTGGTCTCGCTCGGTGCGGCGCTGCTGGTGAACGCGAAGCTCGCCCGCGCCAAGGGGCTGTTCCGCGTGATCTTCTTCACGCCGGTGGTGACCACGCTGGTGGCGGTGGCGATCGTCTGGCGCTATCTGTATCACCCGCACTACGGGCTCATTGACTGGGGATTGTCGCGCCTCGGGCTGCCGGCGGTGGACTGGCTCGGCGATCCGAGATATGCGCTGATCGGCATCATCGTGCTGACCGTCTGGAAGAATTTCGGCTACAACATGCTGATCTTCGTGGCCGGCCTGCAGGGCATTCCCGAGGAATACTACGAAGCCGCGGCGCTCGACGGCGCGAGCGGCTGGCAGCGATTCCGGCACATCACGCTGCCCTCGCTCGGGCCCACCTTCCTGTTCGTCGGTATCACCACCATGACCTCGCAGTTCCAGATCTTCGCCGAGCCCTACGTGATGACGCAGGGCGGGCCGCTGCGCGCCACCGTCACGGTGGTGCTGCTGATGTACGAGCAGGGGTTCCGGTGGTGGCGCATGGGGCTCGCCAGCTCGATCTCGTTCCTGCTGTTCGGCATCATGCTGATCGGTACTGCGGTGCAGATGTGGTTGCAGCGCGAGCGCAGGGCCGGGGCGTGA
- a CDS encoding extracellular solute-binding protein, whose product MRRASNAQLARLPAILALLLAAGCARRSEPPLRFWAMGREGEVVEERVREFERESGIRVEVQQIPWSAAHEKLITSFVGQSTPDVAQLGNTWVSEFTALHSLEPLDARVLHSAEVHPQGYFPGIWDTNVIDGKLRGIPWYVDTRVLFYRRDLLKRAGYDSIPGTWQGWRQAMEAVRRLAGPGKYAIFAPANQWNVPVILGLQRGSPLLVDDDTRAAFSDTSFRRAFEFYASWYRDRLAPPLTNNEIANLYDEFARATFSMYVSGPWDMGEFSRRLPPSLADAWETAPMPGPDGESSRLSLAGGSSLVIFHRSRRQDDAWKLIEFLSRPEQQVAFYHACGDLPARREAWADSALAVDRHLHAFRIQLERAVPTPKVPEWEQIANRLQDYAERVARGASPVDSALAGLDRDVDRMLEKRRWLVERARHASHAGFAP is encoded by the coding sequence GTGAGGCGCGCGTCAAACGCGCAACTCGCCCGGCTCCCGGCGATTCTGGCGCTGCTGCTCGCCGCCGGCTGCGCGCGACGGTCCGAGCCGCCGCTTCGTTTCTGGGCGATGGGCCGCGAGGGCGAGGTGGTGGAGGAGCGGGTGCGCGAGTTCGAGCGCGAGAGCGGCATCCGCGTCGAGGTCCAGCAGATTCCATGGTCGGCCGCGCACGAGAAGCTGATCACCTCGTTCGTGGGACAGTCGACGCCCGATGTCGCCCAGCTCGGCAACACCTGGGTGAGCGAGTTCACGGCGCTCCATTCGCTCGAGCCGCTCGACGCGCGCGTCCTGCACTCGGCCGAGGTCCACCCCCAGGGCTACTTCCCGGGGATCTGGGACACCAACGTGATCGACGGCAAGCTGCGCGGCATCCCGTGGTACGTGGACACGCGCGTGCTGTTCTATCGTCGTGATCTGCTGAAGCGCGCCGGCTACGATTCGATTCCCGGCACCTGGCAGGGCTGGCGGCAGGCGATGGAGGCGGTGCGGCGCCTGGCGGGGCCCGGCAAGTACGCGATCTTCGCGCCCGCCAACCAGTGGAACGTGCCGGTGATCCTCGGGCTCCAGCGCGGATCGCCGCTGCTGGTGGATGACGACACGCGCGCCGCGTTCTCGGACACGAGCTTCCGGCGCGCGTTCGAGTTCTACGCTTCCTGGTACCGCGATCGGCTGGCGCCGCCGCTCACCAACAACGAGATCGCCAACCTCTACGACGAGTTCGCGCGCGCCACCTTCTCCATGTACGTGAGCGGTCCATGGGACATGGGTGAGTTCTCGCGCCGGCTCCCCCCGTCGCTCGCCGACGCCTGGGAAACGGCGCCGATGCCCGGCCCCGACGGCGAATCGAGCCGCCTGTCGCTGGCGGGCGGATCGAGCCTCGTGATCTTCCACCGCTCGCGCCGCCAGGACGACGCCTGGAAGCTGATCGAATTCCTGTCGCGCCCGGAACAACAGGTGGCGTTCTACCACGCCTGCGGCGATCTGCCGGCGCGGCGCGAGGCGTGGGCCGATTCGGCGCTGGCGGTCGACCGTCATCTCCATGCCTTCCGCATTCAGCTCGAGCGCGCGGTGCCGACGCCCAAGGTGCCGGAGTGGGAGCAGATCGCCAACCGGCTCCAGGACTATGCCGAGCGCGTGGCGCGGGGCGCCTCGCCGGTGGATTCGGCGCTGGCCGGGCTCGATCGGGACGTGGATCGCATGCTCGAGAAGCGCCGCTGGCTGGTGGAGCGTGCGCGTCACGCGTCGCACGCCGGGTTCGCTCCATGA